The Chloroflexaceae bacterium genome has a segment encoding these proteins:
- the mdh gene encoding malate dehydrogenase, with product MRKKISIIGAGFVGSTTAHWCAAAELGDIVLLDILEGIPQGKGLDLYQAGPIMGFDARISGTNDYADTANSDVIVVTSGAPRKPGMSREDLIKVNADITRDCISKAAPLSPNAVIIMVNNPLDAMTYLAAEVSGFPKERVMGQAGILDSARYRTFIAMETGISVEDIQAMLLGGHGDEMVPLPRFSTIGGIPVTEFIPKERLDAIVERTRKGGGEIVNLLKTGSAYYAPAAATAQMVEAVLKDKKRLIAASAYLTGQYGLSDMYFGVPVILGAGGIEKIIELPLNEEEMALLKKSADAVRATLETLKTL from the coding sequence ATGCGCAAGAAGATCAGTATTATCGGGGCAGGGTTCGTCGGATCCACGACTGCTCACTGGTGCGCCGCCGCGGAACTCGGCGACATTGTTCTGCTCGACATTCTGGAAGGCATCCCTCAGGGCAAAGGGCTTGATCTGTACCAGGCCGGGCCGATTATGGGCTTTGACGCGCGGATCAGCGGCACCAACGACTACGCTGACACTGCCAATTCCGATGTGATTGTCGTCACCTCCGGCGCCCCGCGCAAGCCGGGGATGAGCCGCGAAGATCTGATCAAAGTCAATGCTGACATCACCCGCGACTGCATCAGCAAGGCCGCGCCTCTCTCGCCCAATGCAGTGATTATTATGGTCAATAACCCGCTTGATGCCATGACCTACCTCGCCGCCGAGGTCAGCGGCTTTCCCAAAGAGCGGGTGATGGGGCAGGCCGGCATCCTCGATAGCGCTCGCTACCGCACCTTTATCGCCATGGAGACCGGAATCAGCGTCGAGGATATTCAGGCGATGCTATTGGGTGGCCACGGCGACGAGATGGTCCCGCTCCCGCGCTTTTCGACCATCGGCGGCATCCCGGTCACCGAGTTCATCCCCAAGGAGCGCCTCGACGCCATCGTAGAGCGCACGCGCAAGGGCGGCGGCGAGATCGTCAATCTGCTCAAGACCGGCAGCGCCTACTATGCCCCCGCCGCGGCCACCGCCCAGATGGTCGAGGCGGTTCTCAAGGACAAGAAGCGGCTCATTGCCGCCTCGGCGTATCTCACCGGTCAGTACGGGCTTTCCGATATGTACTTCGGCGTTCCGGTGATCCTCGGTGCCGGGGGCATCGAGAAGATTATCGAACTGCCCCTCAACGAGGAAGAAATGGCCCTGCTCAAGAAGTCGGCGGACGCGGTGCGCGCGACCCTTGAGACCCTCAAGACGCTCTGA
- a CDS encoding sensor histidine kinase produces the protein MDRWRFPGGERFYTVARWLTVVLLAAVTGLLTGAPLWPLTTESPPLLMVLWAYAGFSLLTTLALFIPAADHLLSLAYVVDLLFIALMTFFGGEQVVIFFPLYLVPLINAALRHPPLASLFSGLFAALLYVFAFLGWRLIIAAESAPPINTLDTVGLGLRALTLVYVPLLTSGLAERWSENNRASVVQARQQAEEALAEARAYRDQMRSLYEVAYTLSTTVDYRQVLETTLRESRKLVPFSTGFVLLASGQPDELYVAASQSLAPADQARRITVSSGLFAALRSVEARIVPDVAREPDLQSFETLRSCTRACLIPLRAGMRTYGLLVVASDAPDAFSGEQVANLTALANYAIMALHNAQLIFDLKEERNKLISKEEQVRHQLARDLHDGPAQALAAITMNVEFIKRLLERDPDRVVEELDKLSSLAKRTTYEVRTMLFELRPLVLESQGLRATLEQYLERFKNGGQEPRIILEAGDLKDVRLGTKAEGTLFNIIQEAINNALKHARAAHIWVRLSHEGDHLVTVVQDDGAGFDMQSVLRSYEKRGSFGLLNIDERARLVGGHAEITSTPGKGTTVRVIVPIES, from the coding sequence GTGGATCGCTGGCGATTCCCCGGTGGCGAGCGCTTTTACACGGTGGCGCGCTGGTTGACTGTCGTCCTCCTGGCGGCAGTGACCGGTCTGCTCACCGGCGCACCGCTGTGGCCGCTCACCACTGAAAGCCCGCCGCTGCTCATGGTGCTCTGGGCCTACGCGGGCTTCAGCCTGCTCACCACCCTGGCCCTGTTCATTCCCGCCGCCGACCACCTGCTCAGCCTGGCCTATGTCGTTGACCTGCTGTTCATCGCCTTGATGACCTTCTTCGGCGGTGAGCAGGTGGTCATCTTTTTTCCGCTCTACCTGGTCCCGCTTATCAATGCGGCGCTCCGCCATCCACCGCTGGCGAGCCTGTTCTCCGGCCTGTTCGCCGCGCTGCTCTACGTGTTCGCCTTTCTGGGCTGGCGCCTGATCATCGCCGCCGAGAGCGCCCCGCCCATCAATACCCTCGATACCGTGGGTCTGGGCCTGCGCGCCCTCACCCTGGTCTATGTGCCGCTGCTCACCAGCGGGCTTGCCGAACGCTGGAGCGAGAACAACCGCGCCAGTGTAGTGCAGGCCCGCCAGCAGGCCGAAGAAGCCCTCGCCGAGGCGCGCGCCTACCGCGACCAGATGCGCTCCCTCTACGAGGTGGCCTATACCCTCTCCACAACAGTCGACTACCGCCAGGTGCTCGAGACCACGCTGCGCGAGAGTCGCAAACTGGTGCCCTTTTCAACCGGGTTCGTGCTCCTGGCTTCCGGCCAACCCGACGAACTCTACGTCGCCGCCAGCCAGTCCCTCGCGCCGGCTGATCAGGCGCGGCGCATTACGGTGAGCAGCGGCTTGTTCGCCGCCCTGCGCAGCGTCGAGGCCCGCATTGTGCCTGATGTGGCCCGCGAACCCGATTTGCAGAGTTTCGAGACCCTGCGCTCCTGCACTCGCGCCTGTCTCATTCCCCTGCGCGCCGGGATGCGCACCTACGGCCTCCTGGTGGTGGCCAGCGACGCGCCCGACGCCTTCTCCGGCGAACAGGTCGCCAACCTGACCGCCCTGGCCAATTATGCCATCATGGCTCTGCACAACGCCCAGTTGATCTTCGATCTGAAGGAAGAGCGCAACAAGCTCATTTCCAAGGAAGAGCAGGTGCGCCACCAGCTCGCCCGCGATCTCCACGATGGCCCCGCCCAGGCTCTGGCGGCGATTACCATGAACGTGGAGTTTATCAAGCGCCTGCTGGAACGCGACCCCGACCGGGTCGTCGAGGAGCTTGACAAGCTCAGCAGCCTGGCCAAGCGCACCACCTACGAGGTGCGCACCATGCTCTTCGAGCTGCGCCCGCTTGTGCTTGAAAGCCAGGGCCTCCGCGCCACCCTCGAGCAGTATCTGGAACGCTTCAAAAATGGCGGCCAGGAACCGCGGATCATCCTCGAAGCCGGCGACCTGAAAGATGTGCGGCTGGGGACCAAGGCCGAAGGCACCCTCTTCAATATCATCCAGGAGGCCATCAACAACGCCCTGAAGCACGCCCGCGCCGCCCACATCTGGGTGCGCCTGAGCCACGAAGGCGATCATCTGGTGACCGTGGTCCAGGACGACGGCGCCGGCTTCGATATGCAGAGCGTGTTGCGCTCCTACGAGAAGCGGGGCTCCTTCGGCCTGCTGAACATTGACGAACGCGCCCGCCTGGTCGGCGGGCATGCCGAGATCACCTCAACCCCCGGCAAAGGCACGACCGTGAGGGTCATCGTACCAATCGAGTCGTGA
- the rsmA gene encoding 16S rRNA (adenine(1518)-N(6)/adenine(1519)-N(6))-dimethyltransferase RsmA, translating to MNPYLDPRRVRAALRALDLRPTRGMGQNFLIDPGALATIVEAAALRPDDLVIEVGPGLGVLTWELTRRAGFTIAVELDKRLAARLRDEFAGAPLRIVQADVLRVTPGELLAAAGRQPPYKLVANLPYAITAPVLRHFLEAREPPDLSVVLVQWEVAERITAAPGDLSVLAHAVQFYAAPEIVARVPASSFYPQPAVDSAVLRLRRHDAPPVEIDDANTLFRVIKAGFLHPRKQLGNALAGGLAALGVRVSREQALAALERAGIAPARRAETVTLAEWAALTRALAPLPGVDQGEA from the coding sequence GTGAATCCTTACCTCGATCCCCGGCGCGTGCGCGCCGCCCTGCGCGCCCTCGACCTGCGCCCGACGCGGGGCATGGGGCAGAACTTTCTCATCGATCCTGGCGCCCTGGCCACGATTGTCGAGGCCGCCGCCCTGCGGCCCGATGACCTGGTGATCGAGGTCGGGCCGGGCCTCGGCGTGCTGACCTGGGAACTCACCCGGCGCGCTGGCTTCACCATCGCCGTCGAACTGGATAAGCGCCTGGCGGCGCGCCTGCGCGACGAATTCGCCGGCGCCCCCTTGCGGATCGTGCAGGCCGACGTGCTGCGCGTCACCCCCGGCGAACTCCTCGCCGCCGCCGGGCGCCAGCCGCCCTACAAGCTGGTGGCCAACCTGCCCTACGCCATCACCGCGCCCGTGTTGCGCCACTTCCTCGAGGCCCGCGAACCGCCCGACCTGAGCGTGGTGCTGGTGCAGTGGGAAGTTGCCGAGCGCATCACCGCAGCGCCCGGTGACCTGAGCGTGCTCGCCCACGCTGTGCAATTCTATGCCGCCCCCGAGATCGTCGCCCGCGTGCCCGCCAGCAGTTTCTATCCCCAGCCGGCGGTCGACTCGGCGGTGCTGCGCCTGCGCCGCCACGACGCCCCGCCGGTCGAGATAGACGATGCCAATACGCTCTTCCGGGTGATCAAAGCGGGCTTCCTGCACCCGCGCAAGCAACTCGGCAACGCCCTTGCCGGCGGCCTGGCCGCGCTGGGGGTCAGAGTCTCCCGCGAGCAGGCCCTGGCAGCGCTGGAGCGCGCCGGCATCGCTCCTGCCCGCCGCGCCGAGACCGTCACCCTCGCCGAGTGGGCCGCCCTCACCCGCGCCCTCGCCCCGTTGCCGGGGGTAGATCAGGGCGAGGCGTGA